In Oscillatoria acuminata PCC 6304, a single window of DNA contains:
- a CDS encoding gamma-glutamylcyclotransferase family protein: protein MNHSLHYLPLAALADRIAEPDFLTQIAVTPMWDEAPVRITSDWQPPVTSQLAIASRHGYALSWLFQELKTQTFLTELLDPEYVYRYLVKAVWRYQLDCLKNYNPGGIPAGDRHFWEQELNLDSPTLSDSLRENPPSRIIAGTVHEEDTPTALLQAVLAAADCLFLTEFVDLFVYGSLMRGEINHYLLQNAEYIGEDAIADGDLFNLGPYPMFVPGRGTLYGECYHIPLQIIPNLDRLEDHPHYYQRRWMTCLSGQTRLVYQGFASHIQGCPQIVSGSWRDRQ, encoded by the coding sequence ATGAATCACTCTCTCCATTATCTCCCCCTGGCTGCACTTGCCGATCGCATCGCTGAACCTGACTTTTTAACCCAGATTGCCGTAACTCCAATGTGGGATGAAGCGCCAGTTAGGATTACCTCGGATTGGCAACCGCCTGTAACAAGTCAACTGGCAATCGCCTCTCGCCACGGATACGCCTTAAGTTGGCTATTCCAGGAATTAAAAACCCAAACATTTTTGACTGAACTTCTTGACCCTGAATATGTCTATCGGTATTTAGTTAAAGCAGTGTGGCGTTATCAGTTAGATTGTCTCAAAAATTATAACCCGGGAGGAATTCCTGCTGGCGATCGCCACTTTTGGGAACAGGAGTTAAATCTGGATTCCCCCACCCTTTCTGACTCCCTTCGCGAAAATCCTCCCAGTCGCATCATTGCCGGAACTGTTCACGAAGAAGATACCCCAACTGCACTACTGCAAGCGGTTTTAGCGGCTGCCGACTGCCTGTTTCTCACGGAATTTGTGGATTTATTTGTCTATGGCAGCTTGATGCGAGGCGAAATCAATCATTATTTATTACAAAACGCTGAATACATCGGAGAAGATGCGATCGCCGATGGAGACTTATTCAATTTAGGTCCTTATCCCATGTTCGTCCCCGGAAGGGGAACCCTGTATGGTGAATGCTATCACATTCCCTTGCAAATTATACCCAATCTCGACCGATTGGAAGACCATCCTCACTATTATCAACGGCGGTGGATGACTTGTTTGAGTGGTCAAACCCGATTAGTTTATCAAGGATTTGCCTCACATATCCAAGGTTGTCCGCAAATCGTCAGTGGGTCCTGGCGCGATCGCCAGTGA
- a CDS encoding SOS response-associated peptidase, with the protein MCGRFSFYQAAETVAELFKLAGIPTTKPRYNIAPTQSVPTVLQREETQERQFQMMRWGLIPSWSKDMKMGAKLINARSETVAEKPSFRSPFRRRRCWILADGFYEWETTDSGKQPFYFQLKYGEPFAFAGLWEHWQSPEGEVIESCTILTTEANELMSRIHVRMPVILSPTTRDRWLDPATPPEELHPLLTPYDSQQMIGYPVSRMVNTPKTDSPDCVQPIAALEQ; encoded by the coding sequence ATGTGTGGTAGATTTAGCTTTTATCAAGCCGCTGAAACGGTGGCTGAGTTGTTTAAATTGGCGGGAATTCCTACAACAAAACCTCGATACAATATTGCACCGACTCAATCAGTTCCTACGGTGTTGCAGCGAGAGGAAACCCAGGAACGTCAGTTCCAGATGATGCGGTGGGGATTGATTCCTTCTTGGTCTAAGGATATGAAAATGGGGGCAAAATTGATTAATGCGCGTTCAGAAACGGTGGCGGAAAAACCTTCGTTTCGATCGCCGTTTCGCCGTCGTCGATGTTGGATTCTGGCGGATGGGTTCTATGAGTGGGAAACGACGGATTCTGGAAAACAACCGTTTTATTTTCAACTGAAGTATGGAGAACCCTTTGCATTTGCTGGGTTGTGGGAACACTGGCAGTCTCCGGAAGGGGAAGTGATTGAGTCTTGCACGATTTTAACGACGGAAGCGAATGAATTGATGAGTCGGATTCATGTGCGAATGCCGGTGATTCTGTCTCCCACGACTCGCGATCGCTGGCTAGATCCCGCAACCCCCCCGGAGGAATTGCACCCACTCCTGACCCCTTACGATTCACAACAGATGATCGGCTATCCTGTGAGTCGGATGGTGAATACGCCGAAAACTGACTCCCCGGACTGTGTACAACCGATCGCCGCTTTAGAACAATGA
- a CDS encoding Crp/Fnr family transcriptional regulator, protein MLPTLKAVPETDRHRAREERRLHFYAKGDNIPVLSQGIWQVAQGLVQLGTLYPTGEEGLLGWVGPSMCFSLSFSCLQTYHAKALSDVYLMWFSLREVEASPHLAQEMFPQLIRRMRQVEAILAISSQRKVEDRLIQLLLLLKQDLGEAVPEGTRLRVRLTHYDLATAIATSRVTITRMLGKLRRDGIITLDSKRHIIIKHGDFFSMTHCPVLTEW, encoded by the coding sequence ATGCTTCCAACACTTAAGGCTGTTCCAGAAACTGATAGGCATCGCGCTAGAGAAGAACGCCGACTACATTTTTACGCCAAAGGCGATAATATTCCAGTCTTATCTCAAGGGATTTGGCAAGTTGCTCAAGGTTTGGTGCAACTCGGGACTCTTTATCCCACCGGGGAAGAGGGACTATTAGGATGGGTGGGTCCGTCTATGTGTTTTAGTCTCTCCTTTAGCTGTCTACAAACCTATCACGCCAAAGCCCTATCGGATGTTTATTTGATGTGGTTTTCCCTGCGAGAAGTGGAAGCATCGCCACATTTGGCGCAGGAAATGTTCCCGCAACTGATCCGGCGAATGCGACAGGTGGAAGCCATTCTGGCGATTAGCAGTCAACGTAAGGTAGAAGATCGGTTAATTCAGTTATTATTGCTTCTCAAACAAGACTTGGGGGAAGCGGTTCCAGAGGGAACTCGTTTACGAGTCAGACTCACCCATTATGACTTGGCAACAGCGATCGCCACCAGTCGAGTTACGATTACTCGAATGTTAGGCAAACTCCGGCGGGACGGAATTATTACCCTCGATTCCAAGCGTCATATTATTATCAAACATGGGGATTTTTTCAGCATGACTCATTGTCCTGTCCTCACGGAGTGGTAA
- a CDS encoding GGDEF/EAL domain-containing response regulator, producing the protein MKMGRPLRVLMVEDSEDDALLLLRELKRGGYDLTVERVDNPESMKDALERENWELILADYALPQFSAPEALAVMQQMGLDLPFIIVSGQIGEEAAIAAMKAGAHDYVMKDYLARLIPAIDRELREFAGRRSRLLAEKAMQANERQLRAVFDCALDAMAIFNDLAQFTNVNPAACTLLGLSKQDLIGQPIYKYMESTCDFKTGFTKFRTVGRDTGELKISRSDGTIRDVEYSASANFISGLHLAVVHDVTDRNKDREQLLYNAFYDPLTGLPNEAWFLNGLGRSLRHSKRRPHYGFAVLFIDLDRFSIIKYSFGHLVGDLLLNATARRLGTCIRPKDTLARVGTDEFAILVDEIDDPATSLAIADRIHKELTLPFQINGHDMFSTASIGIAINFPQTAEYSQAQPPITNGNGTESSSGKSLERPEDFLRAADTAMYHAKTMGGGRTAVFERQMHSGALAMLQLETDLRLALKRQELLLYYQPIIDLKTGQIAGFEALVRWQHPRRGFVLPGEFIPVAEGTGSIVPMGAWVLEEACRQLQQWQERWQSLGLILPNRERGEGVGESAPFLTMSVNVAGVQFGNPGLVDYIDQILQQTGLSGACLKLEITETAIMAAAESAASLLKQLKKRQIQLCIDDFGTGYSSLSRLQRLPIDTLKIDRSFVSRMSSEAESLEIVRTCIDLAHNLHMDVVAEGVETLEQLAQLRALQCESGQGYLFSRPVDATTATALLMSMPQW; encoded by the coding sequence ATGAAAATGGGGCGACCGTTGCGAGTGCTAATGGTAGAAGATTCTGAGGATGATGCATTATTGTTACTGCGCGAACTCAAACGCGGCGGTTATGATTTGACCGTTGAACGAGTAGACAATCCTGAGTCCATGAAAGACGCCCTGGAACGGGAAAATTGGGAACTCATTTTAGCCGATTATGCCTTACCTCAATTTAGTGCACCCGAAGCATTAGCAGTGATGCAACAGATGGGACTGGATTTACCCTTTATTATCGTTTCTGGGCAAATTGGAGAAGAGGCGGCGATCGCCGCCATGAAAGCTGGTGCTCACGATTATGTGATGAAAGATTACCTCGCCCGATTGATTCCGGCAATTGATCGGGAATTGCGGGAATTTGCTGGACGGCGATCGCGCCTGTTGGCAGAAAAAGCCATGCAAGCGAACGAACGACAACTGCGGGCCGTATTCGATTGTGCTCTTGATGCGATGGCCATCTTCAACGACCTCGCCCAATTTACCAATGTCAATCCTGCCGCTTGTACCCTCTTAGGACTCTCCAAACAAGACTTAATCGGGCAGCCGATTTATAAGTATATGGAATCCACCTGTGATTTTAAAACCGGCTTTACCAAATTCCGCACCGTGGGTCGAGATACGGGAGAACTCAAAATTAGCCGGTCTGACGGAACCATTCGAGATGTGGAGTATTCCGCCAGCGCTAATTTTATTTCCGGCCTCCATTTAGCCGTTGTCCATGATGTGACCGATCGCAACAAAGACCGGGAACAACTGTTGTATAATGCCTTTTACGACCCCCTGACGGGACTGCCGAATGAGGCATGGTTCCTTAACGGATTAGGGCGATCGCTACGCCATTCCAAACGCCGTCCCCATTATGGCTTTGCCGTCCTCTTTATCGATTTAGATCGGTTTAGCATCATTAAATATAGTTTCGGACACTTAGTCGGCGACCTCCTGCTTAATGCCACAGCGCGCCGATTGGGAACCTGTATCAGACCCAAAGATACCCTAGCCCGGGTGGGGACCGATGAATTTGCGATTCTCGTTGATGAAATTGACGACCCAGCCACCTCCCTCGCCATTGCCGATCGCATTCATAAAGAACTCACTCTCCCCTTTCAAATCAACGGTCATGATATGTTTAGCACTGCCAGTATCGGCATTGCCATTAACTTTCCCCAGACGGCGGAGTATAGTCAGGCCCAGCCCCCTATAACCAATGGCAACGGCACCGAATCCTCCTCTGGCAAAAGTTTAGAACGGCCCGAAGACTTTTTGCGCGCCGCAGACACTGCCATGTATCATGCCAAAACAATGGGGGGAGGACGGACTGCTGTATTTGAACGGCAAATGCATTCCGGGGCTCTGGCAATGTTACAACTGGAAACCGACCTCAGACTCGCCCTCAAACGGCAGGAGTTGCTCCTGTATTACCAGCCGATTATCGACTTAAAAACAGGGCAAATTGCTGGATTTGAAGCCCTGGTCCGCTGGCAACACCCCCGACGGGGCTTTGTGCTACCGGGAGAGTTTATCCCCGTTGCTGAAGGAACTGGATCAATTGTGCCAATGGGGGCATGGGTCTTAGAAGAAGCCTGTCGTCAATTGCAACAGTGGCAGGAACGATGGCAATCCCTGGGTTTAATCCTCCCGAATCGGGAACGCGGGGAGGGAGTTGGGGAGTCTGCTCCATTTTTGACCATGAGTGTGAATGTTGCTGGGGTGCAGTTTGGCAATCCGGGACTGGTGGATTATATTGACCAGATTCTCCAGCAAACGGGATTGAGTGGTGCTTGCTTGAAGCTAGAAATTACGGAAACGGCCATTATGGCAGCGGCGGAGTCGGCAGCGAGTTTGCTCAAGCAGCTCAAAAAACGACAAATTCAGTTATGTATCGATGATTTCGGGACCGGGTATTCCTCCCTGAGTCGGTTGCAACGGTTGCCGATTGATACGTTAAAAATTGATCGCTCTTTTGTGAGTCGGATGAGTAGTGAGGCCGAAAGTTTGGAAATTGTTCGCACCTGTATCGATTTAGCTCACAATTTACACATGGATGTGGTGGCCGAAGGGGTGGAAACGTTGGAACAGTTGGCTCAACTGCGGGCTTTGCAATGTGAATCGGGTCAGGGATATTTGTTTTCGAGACCTGTGGATGCAACGACGGCGACGGCTTTGTTGATGTCTATGCCGCAGTGGTGA
- a CDS encoding CHAD domain-containing protein produces MKSDSKQFANTLGDWAKIALEKHFQKTIKYEEDVLSDRDPEALHQMRVGMRRLRSAAKGFAPALDLPKAARQSQIGKISRSLGSLRDLDVLLETLESDYKDTLPDREKEELKRAFTLLKSERSQAFDAVKETLNSEIYLSFKNSLADWLNHPSYGEMGLLPIQGILPDLLLPEVSDLFLHPGWLLGIKTKKGKVKIDNLTETEVEELFKNQGETLHDIRKQVKRVRYQMSLFTKFYGEGYSGYVDDLKEIQEVLGKMQDSVVLAETLSRVLECDLQETLPTLAEKLLENRYLSWLEWQPLHQKYLKPEIRDQLRLELLYPNPSSKSKKDGKKKKKG; encoded by the coding sequence ATGAAATCCGATAGCAAACAGTTCGCCAATACCCTCGGAGATTGGGCCAAAATTGCCCTAGAAAAACATTTCCAAAAAACCATTAAATATGAAGAGGATGTTTTAAGCGATCGCGATCCCGAAGCCCTGCACCAGATGCGAGTTGGGATGCGCCGATTGCGCTCTGCTGCCAAAGGATTTGCACCGGCATTAGATTTACCCAAAGCCGCCCGCCAAAGTCAAATTGGCAAAATATCCCGCAGTCTGGGCAGCTTGCGAGATTTAGATGTCCTCCTAGAAACCCTAGAAAGCGATTATAAAGACACCTTACCCGACCGGGAAAAAGAGGAGTTAAAACGCGCTTTCACCCTCTTAAAATCTGAACGAAGTCAAGCCTTTGATGCCGTAAAGGAGACCCTAAACAGCGAAATTTATCTCTCCTTTAAAAACAGTTTAGCCGACTGGTTAAACCATCCCAGTTATGGCGAAATGGGACTGCTACCCATTCAAGGCATTCTGCCCGACTTATTATTACCCGAAGTGAGCGACCTATTTTTACATCCGGGCTGGTTATTGGGAATCAAAACTAAAAAAGGTAAGGTGAAAATCGATAACCTCACGGAGACAGAAGTCGAGGAATTATTCAAAAACCAGGGAGAAACCCTCCATGATATCCGCAAGCAAGTCAAGCGAGTGCGCTATCAAATGAGCTTGTTTACGAAGTTTTATGGGGAAGGCTATTCTGGGTATGTGGATGATCTCAAAGAGATCCAAGAGGTTTTAGGGAAAATGCAAGATAGCGTCGTTTTAGCTGAAACCCTCTCCCGCGTTTTAGAGTGTGATCTTCAGGAAACTTTGCCGACTTTAGCCGAAAAACTACTAGAAAACCGCTATTTGTCCTGGTTGGAGTGGCAACCCCTACATCAAAAATATTTAAAACCCGAAATTCGGGATCAATTGCGCTTAGAACTGTTGTATCCTAACCCCTCCTCTAAATCAAAAAAAGACGGAAAAAAAAAGAAAAAGGGCTAA
- a CDS encoding PAS domain-containing sensor histidine kinase — MKSCNLGTEQMIERLKTKAVTAEIVPEEMQVFFHLSRELFCIRDREGDFLKLNSNWQTILGWSLEDLRSHSWRDLIHPDDLHPTLICERACDIGKVCYLKNRYRHKTGEYSWLSWRILHQEKGLTYAAAQKIETLGKDESWSGIPETFENQFTGNFPQTVAEFGANAEIGVTGVTDPFKEQLNRNKPASWIESASLKTVENSLVFFRGEWIEEDGKKGDNLNPPSQLLSKFDAGEGLSSLDEQSPSPLAIAQLEERFLKVNATLCEMLGDINQSLPRSTQSELEPSESLDTYWQKLQQICGSSLLWGGRTSSAKSPTTGMKVGNKPSRGAIAPAFLEEPRIASDSTALALLNATTESLYLVNPQGILLASNRMAAQRLGLQLPEAVGQSMYDRLPDWLAQMRRNYIEQVIQTGKPVRFKEVRNPSHFEVSIYPAMDSQGEVTHLAVFDCDISDRCQGEEARGQINAQLERRVKERTAELQSANQELEAFCYSVSHDLRAPLRAIGGFTKAVIEDYQNVLDETGKDYLQRVCAATERMNQLIDDLLSLSRVTRTQMQRQPVNLSKMARAIATELQETQRDRPVRFKLAEGLIADGDPHLLQVMLENLLGNAWKFTSKTANACIEFGISDRPVLADGKPSPGNANKTLYFVRDNGAGFNMTYADKLFAPFQRLHKTSEFEGTGIGLATVSRIVQRHGGQVWATSEVNCGATFYFTL; from the coding sequence ATGAAAAGTTGCAATCTGGGGACAGAACAAATGATTGAACGGCTCAAAACAAAGGCGGTAACGGCAGAGATCGTTCCCGAGGAAATGCAGGTATTTTTTCACCTATCCAGGGAACTGTTCTGCATTAGAGACCGTGAAGGAGATTTCCTGAAGCTCAACTCCAATTGGCAAACCATTCTCGGATGGAGTTTAGAAGACTTGCGATCGCACTCCTGGCGTGACTTAATCCATCCTGATGATCTCCACCCCACTTTAATCTGTGAACGAGCCTGCGATATCGGCAAAGTTTGTTACCTCAAAAATCGATATCGTCACAAAACAGGTGAATACAGTTGGCTCTCCTGGCGGATTCTACACCAGGAAAAAGGCTTAACCTATGCTGCCGCCCAAAAGATTGAAACCCTAGGAAAAGATGAATCCTGGAGTGGGATTCCTGAAACCTTTGAAAATCAATTCACCGGAAATTTTCCCCAAACTGTGGCGGAGTTTGGGGCGAATGCAGAAATCGGCGTAACCGGAGTCACCGACCCTTTTAAAGAACAGTTAAACCGGAATAAACCGGCATCCTGGATTGAATCAGCTTCCCTGAAAACGGTTGAAAATTCCCTAGTTTTCTTTCGGGGGGAATGGATTGAGGAGGATGGGAAAAAAGGGGATAACCTCAATCCCCCCTCCCAGTTATTATCCAAATTTGACGCGGGAGAAGGGTTGTCCAGTCTGGATGAGCAGTCTCCCTCTCCTCTGGCGATCGCCCAGTTAGAGGAACGATTTCTCAAAGTGAATGCTACTTTGTGCGAAATGCTCGGGGATATAAACCAGTCCTTGCCCCGATCAACCCAGTCTGAGCTTGAGCCGAGTGAGAGTCTTGATACATACTGGCAAAAGCTCCAACAGATTTGTGGGTCAAGTTTGCTCTGGGGTGGGAGAACATCAAGCGCCAAAAGCCCAACCACGGGAATGAAAGTAGGGAATAAACCCAGCCGGGGTGCGATCGCACCGGCATTCCTGGAAGAACCCAGAATCGCCAGTGATTCCACCGCTTTAGCACTCTTAAACGCCACCACGGAATCATTATATCTTGTTAATCCCCAAGGCATCCTATTAGCCAGTAACCGGATGGCAGCACAGCGTCTCGGACTACAACTCCCGGAAGCAGTGGGACAATCTATGTATGACCGCCTCCCGGATTGGTTGGCTCAAATGCGTCGAAACTATATAGAACAAGTCATTCAAACCGGGAAGCCGGTCCGATTTAAAGAAGTTCGCAACCCATCTCACTTTGAGGTTTCTATCTATCCGGCGATGGATTCCCAGGGTGAGGTGACTCATCTGGCGGTGTTTGACTGTGATATTAGCGATCGCTGTCAAGGGGAAGAGGCGCGGGGTCAGATCAACGCCCAACTGGAACGACGAGTCAAGGAACGCACTGCGGAACTGCAATCTGCAAATCAAGAACTGGAAGCCTTTTGTTACTCAGTCTCTCACGATTTGCGCGCTCCCCTGCGGGCGATCGGGGGATTTACCAAAGCCGTCATCGAAGACTATCAAAACGTTTTAGACGAGACGGGGAAAGATTATCTCCAGCGAGTCTGTGCGGCGACTGAGCGCATGAATCAACTGATTGATGATTTGTTAAGTCTTTCCCGGGTGACCCGCACTCAGATGCAACGACAGCCGGTAAATCTGAGTAAAATGGCTCGGGCGATCGCCACGGAACTACAAGAGACTCAACGCGATCGCCCGGTCCGGTTTAAATTGGCCGAGGGTCTGATCGCCGATGGAGATCCGCACTTGTTGCAAGTGATGTTAGAAAATTTACTGGGTAATGCCTGGAAATTTACCAGTAAAACCGCTAATGCCTGTATTGAATTTGGCATCAGCGATCGTCCGGTCCTGGCTGATGGAAAGCCTTCCCCGGGTAATGCTAACAAAACTCTATATTTTGTGCGAGATAACGGGGCTGGTTTTAATATGACCTATGCCGATAAACTCTTTGCCCCCTTTCAACGTCTGCACAAAACCAGCGAATTTGAAGGCACAGGGATTGGTTTAGCCACAGTCTCCCGGATTGTTCAGCGTCATGGCGGCCAAGTTTGGGCGACCTCTGAAGTGAATTGTGGTGCCACCTTTTATTTTACCCTGTAA